The DNA sequence aaatcataCCATCCTATGGATAGATGATGATATATGTAATGCTTAGCAATCAGATGAGGAAGCCACTCAACTctaatctataaaaaaaaaacttaaaaaaataaaaattacaaaaataaggTTTACATTTTTTTCCATTAATGATCATAAAACCGGGGTGTATATTCTTTATTTATTATAGTGAGGTCATTTTCTTAAAATAGACATAATAGGTAGAAATGAActtgaaaaagctaaaattttaaaaagtagATATCAATTTGTACATCAACTTTGCCTTCTAATGCTTCATTTAATTCTTTCTGGATTGAGAGATACATCCggtcaaaaaaaatttcgaaaaaaaaaaatttcaatctGATTGGCCTGTTTCAGGATATAAATGATGGGATTTGGGCTTGATCGCTAAAATAGTAGCCCTTTTTAAGGGGTAGTGCCATATCGTAGATCTCAAAAAATCAGCTGagtttaaagaaaaaaagaatcatcTCAATCAAGCGGCATATAACCAAATTACAGTCTTCAGAAAGTTGACTAGCAATTCAACATCGAATCAAAAATAATGTACATTGAATCTGATGATCCTCCTGGATCACTTGGTAAAGCCACGAAACCATCTTTTTATCTCAAATTCTGCTGGCTTACTGTATATAGcaggatatatatataagtcACTCGACAGTGTGTACAGGCGCTTTTTTCCCCCCTGATTATGTTAAGGATGCCCATAGGCTGAGCTTGAGCCAAATATTCAATACTTTAATAAAATTAGCTCGATGATTTGACTTGAACGATTCAAAATTTGCCTTGACATCTTCCTTGTATGTAAGCGCAGAAAAATCTGCTCATAAACAGTCCTTAGTTCAGCTTGTTGGCACCCTGTTTTTTAAAAAGGTTTTCAAATCGGCCCAAAAAAGTGGCATTTCAATCTTGTATCTCAAAAAAAAGCTCAGGATCTGCTTAAGATGTAggttaaaatcaaaatataacttTGAAACTTGAGAACTAGGATGAAGCTCATTTACATTCAGTCAAGCAATTGTTTTATTGATGGCATTGCTACATCCTAACTCAAACGCTCAGGATATTACTTGGAGTCTACCAAATTAAGATATAATAACCAAGACACAGATTACCGACAGAAAACGAATTCTAGAAGGCAGACAGAGTAGTAACAGTAAAAGATAATCCAAAGTCTACGAACAACAAAGAGGAGGACGGAGACACATTCAGGGCCTGCGACCGTTATGCAGTGCCGAGTACGTACTGTACCGGGACGCCTTAGCCTTATCCCTGCCTCCGCCCACCGCCGGCACTTCCACCCCCGGCAGCATCGCCGCCGCAGACTGGACGGCGCCGCCGTCCTTCCGCGGGATTCGGCAAGGAATGTGAGGCAGGTACGGGCAGTATTTTGGTTGCTTTAAGAACTGGGCGCATTCCGCCGGGGACCTCTGTTCCGGCAACCCCCGGATGCAGTTCTTCCGGACGTCGAGAATTCCCCTCTTTATGAGCTGCCAGCAGCTCGTCCCCACCCAGGTGAAGTAGTTGCTGGACAGCGACAGATTGGCGAGGTGGCCGACGTCGGCCAGCCGGCAAAGAACGTCCGGCACCTCCCCGTAGAGTAAATTCTGAGCCAGGTTCAGCTGCTCCACCTTCTTTAAACAGCCGAAGGAGAGCGGTATCGGGCCGGTGATATAGTTGGTGCCGGCGTCGAACACCGTGGCCTTCTTGAGCAGCCCAACTTCGTAGGGTAGGCAGCCGGAGAGCTGGTTGTTGAGGAAGAGGACTTCGATAAGGGTTTTTCTGGTTCTCCCGATCGAGCGGGGGATCGGGCCGGTGAAGTGGTTGTTGGCGAAGGTGAGGTAGGCGGCGGTGGTGCGGCCGAGGGCGGCCGGGAGGTGCTGGTAGAAGTTGTTGTTGTTCAGGAAGAGTACGTCGAGTTTTATGTCGAAGACGGCGGCCGGGACGGTGCCGGAGAATTTGTTGAAGCGGAGGTCGAGGAAGGTGACGTTCAGGGGGAGGACGTTCATGGGGAAGGAGCCGGGTATGTTGTTGTTGCTGACGTCGAGCTCGTAGAAGAAGCGGAGCTTGGAGAGGCGCGGGATGGTGTCGCGCGCACTGAGGTTGTTGGAGTTGGCGTGGAAGAGCGCGAGATCGGGGAGCTGGTCGACGAACTTCTTGACGCTCGGGGCGGCGAGGCGGAAGGTGTTGAAGTCGACGGAGGCGATGGTCGGCATCTTTTTCCGGTTCGGCGGGGTCTCGCAGAAGAAGCCTTTATATTTACAAACCTTGGCTCCTCTCCAGGTCCGCGTGACGCCCCTGGGGTCGGAGGTGATGGTTTTCTTGAAGCGTTGGATGACGTAATAAGCTCGTCTCTGCAGTTCATTTACGAATTGTAATTTTGGTTTTGGTAtcggcggtggcggcggcggcggcgagggtggcggcggcgagggcggcggcggcggcgatggtggcggcggcgagggcggcggcggcggcgagggtGGCGGCGGCGAAGGTGGCGGCGGCGTTGGtggtggaggcggcggcggcgagggtggcggcggcggcggcggaggaggacgaggagaaGGAGGGATTGGAGGAGGTGGGCAAGGTgtaggagggggaggaggtggaCAATTGGGCTCGGATTCTGAAGGGGGAGGGCTGCCGCCGCCGATGCCGATACCGATGCCGATCCCGAGGGCTTCTCGGGTGTTGCTGTGGATTAATGTTGGAAAGGTGGTGGCGTTGGAGAGACAAAGAAGACTTGGGAGTAGTAGCAGTAGTGAtgtgaagaagatgaggaattgCATGGGCGAATAGCTGTTGCTGCTACCGCCGCCTCCCATACCTCACTCCTACTCACACTGACAACTAAACAGCAGTCCAAGTCTTGCGAGAATTAGAAACGTGAATCGGAAAATACTATAAGACCGAACTGAGTGTGTGTCTATGTGTGATAGAGCATGCAATCAGATCACTATTTGGTGAGATTTATAAGCAATCGTGGGTGCCTAAATAATGTGACTAGTTGTCGCAATGGATGTCCGATTGCAGCACCCGAAGATGCGCGGGAAAAAGCTGATCGAAAATTATTGGTGGTTGCCATCTTGATTCTAGACTAGGTCAGGTGACTACCCCCAAACTCGCCCATTTTTACTCAAGCTTGTCGctcctttattattattattatttttttttgatacaacagcGGTTCACACTGCTCTAATATAAGTGCAACTAACAGCATCGAGAAAAAGAAGATGACATAAGCATGAAAGGGCGGCTACAAAATATGTTCAAACGATCTCTTTCAAAGTACCAAGCAACGAAGGAGATAATCTAATTCAAAGCCTTATTTGCTTTTCGATGCATATAAGCAacttaaattatatcaaattttCCGCTATCTTATAGATATTTTTGAGCAGTACTGGATGCCTCTCTCTCCTCTGCAAGCTTGTTGCTCTGCTAGCTCCTTTTTACTTTACCTTTTAACCAAACGCATGAGGACAAGGGCTGGACAGGTTGGTACGGTGTGCTGCGGTCTGGTCAGATCACCTCAGGCCGAGTGGATCGACAAGCTTCTCACGTGCATGGTTTTCTGGTTCAGTCCACAGGAAATTGTCGAGAGGAGTTCACGTGAGCCACCCAAGAACAAATTAGGAAGCAGACCTTCGTACCCGACCCAACCTTAATTACGTTGCTGCGACGGAAGGTTTCGCCAGCCCGTAGAGGTACGGGGATTGGTTCCGGCTGATGCACGGCACGCGTCTGCATGGTAGGAATATCGTGGCCTTCTCAGAAGCCATGCAGGAATGCTGCCATCTCATGTAAATGGATGATGGACTGGGGCTGTATCATTCAAAAGAAGGGTTCACCCTTGCACGAATGCAGGATCATGCAATTAATGGTCACTCCAAAATATGTATAAATGATGGATGGAGAAGTTCCGAGTACTTTGAAATTCATACAGAATTAATGCTACCCAATGATCAGCATTGAGAAAGAGCACCAATTATTCTTGtcgtgcgaaagatacaacctgaaTCTATAGATAATAGAATAGTATCAATGATATTTATTATGCTTGGAATATCTAAGATTAGATCAAAAATAGCTGTTAGCTTTCATTGATTCTCTCTATTTTATTGCGATTGCATGTGCTAACCATATAAAACTTGTTGTGGCTAAGAGAGATGAAAGTGACCCCCACTAATATAAGATAGAATTATGTTATTATTATTGGAATTGCATGTAGATAGAACCGATTTGGTGCGCATAGCCAATTTTTATCTCTAGCCACACCCATTTAAGCAAGGGTTTGAGTTGCatcttttgcatgaaagaaTGATCAATCCTCTTTTATGATATTGCCCTTCACACATCTCTCAAAGCACTTCAAATCTTTTGGGCATGATCCGTGCGCAAAAGATACAACCATGCATGACCCTTTATGCGAACAAACCAGTTGTTAATTTGGAACCAACAAACTATATCAAGAGATAATTACTGTGCAAGTTGATCTCCCATTGATCCGGACTGTAGATCGAACCCCAGATAAAACCTTAATATCGGACAAGGATGGTGGTTGTCAATATTCTTCGGCAAGGATGCTTCTAACCATGTCGATCTCTCAGCATTCAAGGAATCGAGTCACAGGATGGTCCTTAAAATGTGTGCTATTATTAACCCAATCGTACGTGTTTGATAATTCTCAttggtttgtcctgttctttgCCAACCTGGAGAGCAAATACGGTGGTTTGAGCTACCGTGAATCAAATATGAGACGACAGagatgttttgattctttggaaGCCTCCCCAACGGTTACTGTAAATTTCCTCTGAGAATTTGTATCTCGCTCAGCTAATAGTTAGGGTTCttacctttttatttatttggatACTCGCCCAAAGCCCTCGCTAGCTGGTCTATACACTGGAGGATCTAAAGCTTATTGGAAGGTCACAGAAAAGTGAACGGTAAATATGTAACTTTCTCGTTGCTTGTCACGCCCCAGATCTGTCACTAAGGGCCGACCATGTAACATGGCCACATGAACTCTAAAACGATGCCTCAGAAATCATACAAGAGTTAAGTTGAACAATTCTTAAATAATTCCAAAAATTTAATCAAACATTAATAGCCAAACAATCTAATTAAATAAATCCATCATATTCAAATGATCAAACTGACTCAATTGCAAATATTCAAATGTCATTTAGCATCAAAAAATAGACTGACTaactaataaatataaattctcACATGCCCACaccttaataataataataataaataagaaaTTATCAAATAATTATTGCTTATATCAATTTCATGCCTCAAAATACCATAATAATAAATCATGCATAACGGATACACATCTTTTAATGcaataaattatatcaaataaaTATATCAAATTAGCATATATCGGATCTGATAATATTTAGGTTTTCAGCTCTAGACTACCACAACTATATTTTCGACTTGCAGCAAAGCATCATCAGTACCACATTTTTGGCCTCTGACGGGGCATCAACAATATTATATTTCCAGCCTATGGTGGGGCATCAACAATATTATATTTCCAGCCTATGGTGAGACATAAACAAGTACCATGTTTTCAGCGCATGGCAAGGCTAGTTCAGAGTACAACCCACAATTTGATTACATGCTTGTTATGTGAATATAACTCAGCATCAtactcttttaaaaaaattgatgcaCGCAAGTATCAAAGTCTACACAAATCATAATCAATAATATATGATATATTCTTTCATAAAGATCCatatatacttaataaataAGTGTATACTAAGCAGCCATCATATACCATACAATGCAAAATCATTGATACACAAAATAGCCTATATATAGGTGATTAATGTCCAAGAATTCTTATTTCTATCGATCTAAGACTCAAGTACATTGAATACCGATCCACTCTTCAAGCTATGAACTTAGGAtattaaataaatttacccaaaattttcttgcctaaatgaTTGCTTACCTACAAAGCCAGATCTCACCATCAAAAAAATCATAACTGTCCATAGATTATGGTAGACGATCATAATATATAAGGTCAGCCCAAACCCTCTCCTAGAGCCGCATAATGCCAACCTAGACTCCTCCTAAGGCTACATAACATAGATCCGGGAGACCTGGGACCCCTCATAGGGTCAAGGGTCATCTAGGCCGATCAAGATGTCTGGACTTCCACATGTCTATAATATTTCTAGAGAGAGGAAGAGtggtgaagagagagaaaaagagaagaggagagagaaaaggagaaacgaggaaaaaaaagaacttcCTCTCAGAACCTAAGACTCTAGTAAGCGCTCAATAAGCCAAAGTCGTTGGACgtcaagaggaggagaaaggaacCAAATGTGGTTTAGCAGTGGCGATCGGAAAAACCTGTTGGTGGAGGTGAAAAGGAGGTCATTAAATAGGCGTTGGAGTATAGGTTTCCTAGCTCTCATAAAAAATTGAGATAGAAGAGGAGTCCACCTCCTACTCTAGctctatcttttttttcatCTTCTGCACTAATTCGAACAACGttccattcctttttttttaatctcctaCTCTAAGTCGAACAtgactttatttttttctctgtcTCCTACTCCAATTCTTACATCTCGATCGATCAAGTAGACTAGACCTAGTTTCTTATTAGCTAGACTGGGTGTTATACAACTTTCCTTTTATACCTATATAGACCGCCAGTGAAACGATAAATGGAAAGTTAAACATTAGATGAAcggatttttctttctttttccttcctgGAGCTTTTATTGTTACACTAGCGCTACGTGCCCCTCAACTTATCTTTACCAAGTAATGGAATAGAGAAGGGGGATGGATCATGGCATTTTTATTAGTGAACTTGGGAtgttaaaaatgaaagaagcTGTATCCAGGTGGTTGCATCCCTCTCTTATTCAAAGGAAGGTCCATGTTCAAATCCAAGGAGGAGTTCCCTCAAAATGTTTGACATGGATTATTTGATCTTCCATCATTATTGATTGGTAGAGTGGCCATCAGTAGCTGAAAATTGCAGCATTTCTTCATCATTTATTGTTCTTGAACCCCAGTCGAAGACTCTTGAAATCGAAGTGCCTACGTTGATACACCCATGACCTAATTTGCATTTAGATGAATGAGCACAAAAAAGAGGAGTTATGTGTAACCTTAAAAAACCAAGTAAGTTTGCTTGAGATTGATTCTCATGTCATCGAGGGTGACGTTAAGAACAGGGGTGTGAATTTGGTGAACTGCACAATTTATAGTTCAATAAATTCACCTAATTGAGAATAgctgcaaaaagttcttttttctttctttcttt is a window from the Phoenix dactylifera cultivar Barhee BC4 unplaced genomic scaffold, palm_55x_up_171113_PBpolish2nd_filt_p 000046F, whole genome shotgun sequence genome containing:
- the LOC103713513 gene encoding uncharacterized protein At4g06744-like codes for the protein MGGGGSSNSYSPMQFLIFFTSLLLLLPSLLCLSNATTFPTLIHSNTREALGIGIGIGIGGGSPPPSESEPNCPPPPPPTPCPPPPIPPSPRPPPPPPPPPSPPPPPPPTPPPPSPPPPSPPPPPSPPPPSPPPPPSPPPPSPPPPPPPIPKPKLQFVNELQRRAYYVIQRFKKTITSDPRGVTRTWRGAKVCKYKGFFCETPPNRKKMPTIASVDFNTFRLAAPSVKKFVDQLPDLALFHANSNNLSARDTIPRLSKLRFFYELDVSNNNIPGSFPMNVLPLNVTFLDLRFNKFSGTVPAAVFDIKLDVLFLNNNNFYQHLPAALGRTTAAYLTFANNHFTGPIPRSIGRTRKTLIEVLFLNNQLSGCLPYEVGLLKKATVFDAGTNYITGPIPLSFGCLKKVEQLNLAQNLLYGEVPDVLCRLADVGHLANLSLSSNYFTWVGTSCWQLIKRGILDVRKNCIRGLPEQRSPAECAQFLKQPKYCPYLPHIPCRIPRKDGGAVQSAAAMLPGVEVPAVGGGRDKAKASRYSTYSALHNGRRP